Proteins encoded in a region of the Diospyros lotus cultivar Yz01 chromosome 9, ASM1463336v1, whole genome shotgun sequence genome:
- the LOC127810282 gene encoding BEL1-like homeodomain protein 2 — translation MQMVVNSYDVGMGLGAAVPYTALAQKAMSRHFRCLKVEAQLKQSCDVLGEKDSAARGGTGSGGGLTTKRETPRLRLLEQSLRQQRRAFHQMEQEAWRPQRGLPECSVNILRAWLFEHFLHPYVR, via the coding sequence ATGCAAATGGTAGTGAACTCATACGATGTGGGGATGGGGTTGGGAGCAGCAGTGCCATATACAGCACTAGCGCAGAAGGCCATGTCGCGACACTTTCGGTGTCTGAAAGTGGAGGCACAATTGAAGCAGTCTTGCGACGTGTTGGGAGAGAAGGACTCGGCGGCAAGGGGCGGCACAGGGTCAGGAGGAGGATTGACTACCAAAAGGGAAACTCCGAGGCTGAGACTGCTTGAGCAAAGCCTCAGGCAGCAAAGGAGGGCATTCCACCAGATGGAGCAAGAAGCATGGAGGCCCCAAAGAGGCTTGCCCGAATGCTCTGTCAACATTTTGAGAGCTTGGCTTTTTGAGCATTTCCTTCACCCGTACGTACGTTAA